The Vibrio syngnathi DNA window TAACGTTGGCGACGATGAACTGCTTTATAGAGAGATTGAACACCTTACCGATTTAGGTAATGAGTGACATCTCCATTCCCCTTTTTCTATTAGAAGCATTTAGTTAATACAGAACCATGTCTAAGAAAGTTTCCATTACAATCCCCTTAACCCAAGGGGATCAGACGTTTTATTTCGGTCGAAAAGCCGTACTACTATGTACTACCGCAATTTTTTCAGTGCCTCTATTGATTGGCGGAGCCGCATACATGCACTTTGAGGGCAAACAAGAGCTCGCCCTCCAAGCCGATGATGCACAACAATTGATTGAAACACTGATTGTTGAAAAAGAACAAACCGACTTTCTTTACGCTGAGCAGGTAGAAACCAATCACTCACTGTCTCAAGCATTAACCGAGAAAGAAGGCACTATTCAGTTACTTGGTAAGCGTGTATTTGATGTGGAATCAGTGCTTGGCCTGACCGATGAAGAGCCGCTTACTGATGACGTCTCTTTAGAAGACCGAATTGATGCAGCGGCGGTAGATTCGGCAGTCAGAGCGACAATGTTTCGCTTAATTCCAAATGACAGCCCTATGGCTTATCAACGTATATCATCCTCTTATGGTCGCCGATCTAACCCTATAACAGGTAAACGCCACGTTCATACTGGTATCGACCTAACGTGTAAACGTGGTGAAGATATTATAGCGCCCGCTGATGGCGTCATTGAAACCGTACGCCCAAGCAAAAAAGGCTTCGGTAACTTTATAACTATGCGTCACTCGTTTGGTTTCATGAGCTCTTACGCGCACCTACAAAAATTCAAAGTACGTAGTGGTCAATTTGTGAGTAAAGGCGATGTGATTGCGAGCTGTGGTAACTCAGGTAACTCAACCGGGCCACACTTGCACTATGAGGTACGCTTCCTTGGTCGTTCATTGAACCCTCAATACTTGATGGATTGGACACCTGAGAACTTCAACTACGTGTTCGAGAAAGAGAAAAAGGTTAAGTGGGGTCCATTGGTTCAACTGATTGATAATGTAGTTCGCTTGCAGATCAACCTGACTAACGTGCCTTACATTAGCTCGACCATAGACACCGTATCGAGTGAAGATAGTAAGAAACCTATCACGACTAACTAGTTATTGGTTATTAGTTATTAGTTATTAGTTATTAGTTATTAGTTATTAGTTATTAGGAGATGTTGGTTTGGCCTATGATGATCTAATTACTTTTAGACTACTGTAGGCCAAATGCTTTTATAGCGTTCAGCACAAACAAAAAGAGCGACCATCAGGCCGCTCTTTTTTTATGATTTCAAATAGTGATTAGCCACGATGAATCGAATCATGTGCTTGTTTTAAAAGGTTTTGGCTCTCTTGCAAGAACTGCTGTGAGTAGTCACCAAACCAATCACTGACTTGATTAAAGCTATCAACAAACTTGGCCTTATCTTTCCCATCCAAGATTTCTAATGCTTCACCGAAGCGACTGTGGAAACGTCGAATCATCTCAATGTTCTCATCCGAAGAAAGAATGATATCACCGTATAAGTTCGGGTCTTGAGCAAACAGACGGCCAACCATCGCAATCTCCAGTCGGTAGATTGGCGAGCTTAGCTTCAGAAGCTGATCAATGTTCGGGTTCTCTTTACTTAGGTGCAAGCCGTAAGCAAAAGAGGTGAAGTGGCGTAGTGCTTGAATCAATGTCATGCCGTGATCGTGTTCAGCAGCATCCATCTGGCAAAGGCTCGCGCCCCAAATACCAAATTGATTCAGCAGCCATTGGTAGCTTTCAGAGCCACGCCCATCACTGTAAACAATCACTTGTTTCGCAAGGCTTGGAACATCAGGACCAAACATTGGGTGTAATCCAACCACTGGACCTTGGTGCATGTTCATCATGGCTTGTAGAGGCTTTGATTTTATCGACGTCAAATCACAAAGAATACAATCGCTTGGTAGGTTACCCAGCTTCGCAATAACACCTTCCGTTAGGTGAATTGGAACCGTGACAACCACAAGGCCAGCATTATCTAAGATCTCATCGGCTTTATCCCAATCTTGGCTGCCAAGGATTTTCACTTCGTAACCAGAAAGCTTGAACATACGGCCAAACAAACCACCAAGTTGACCATTACCACCAACGATAACCACTGAACGTAACTCTGGGTTAAGGCACTTAAAACCAGAATCTTTTTCACTGGCATAAGACTCACGCATCGTACGACGTAAAATATCTTCGATTAACTGCGGTGGTACTCCTATTTTCTCGGCTTCTTGACGGCGAGACGCCAGCATCGCGGCTTCACGTTCCGGTACATAAATAGGTAAACCATGTTCACTTTTTACTTCACCGACTTTCTCTACTAGAGCCAGTCGTTGAGCCAGTAAATCCAACATTTGTTTATCGACAGCATCGATTTGGTCGCGTAATTCGTTCAGTTCAACGGCCATTTTATTCCTTACTCATCTATAAGCCCGTGCCAATCTAAAAGCCCGCACTGATGCAGGTTCGTTAGCAACAGATCTTAAAATGCCCCATTAGATGAGGCACTTAAGTTTAAACTCTGACTAACCTTTCAAGCGGTTCTCTAAGAACGGGACTAATTCCGTATGTGCATGTTTCAATAGTGCCTCAGTTGAATCCCAATTGATACACGCGTCGGTAATAGATACACCGTATTTCATCTCATTGAGAGGTATATCTGAAGATTGGTTTCCTTCGTTAATATGGCTCTCAATCATCAAGCCGATAATTGACTTATTACCTTCACGAATCTGATGGATGACATCTTCAGCCACCAGCGGTTGACGACGGAAATCTTTACGAGAGTTCGCATGACTACAGTCGACCATTAGTGCCGCCTCTAAGCCAGACTTGCCCAGCTCTTGCTCACATTCGTGTACCGATACTGAATCGTAGTTCGTCTGCTTACCGCCACGTAAAATTACGTGACCATTTGGGTTGCCTTGCGTCGTGAGTAGTGCGACTTGACCTTCACGACTGATACCCATGAAACGGTGGCTAGAAGAAGCCGCCTGCATTGCATTGATTGCAGTACCTAGATTGCCATCCGTACCATTTTTAAAGCCGATTGGCATTGAAAGACCACTCGCCATTTCACGGTGAGTTTGTGATTCAGTCGTACGAGCGCCGATTGCAGCCCAGCTGAATGTATCTGCTAGGTATTGCGGACTGATTGGATCTAGCGCTTCCGTCGCTAGTGGGATTTCCATCTCAGCAAGTTCAACAAGTAACTCACGACCAACATGTAAACCATGCTCAATATCGAAAGTGCCATCTAGGTGAGGGTCATTGATTAAGCCTTTCCAACCAACAGTGGTACGAGGCTTCTCAAAGTAAACACGCATTACAATATACAGTTGATCGCTAAGCTGCTCAGATAAAGCTTTTAATCGTTTCGCGTACTCTTTAGCCGCTTCAATATCATGGATAGAACATGGGCCACATACTACAAGCATGCGATGATCTTTCTTATGAATAATGTCTGCAATAGTTTGACGAGACTCTTGAATGAAACGACGAGCATTATCACTCAAAGGCAATTTTGCTTTTAACTCCTCTGGAGTAATCAGT harbors:
- a CDS encoding M23 family metallopeptidase, translated to MSKKVSITIPLTQGDQTFYFGRKAVLLCTTAIFSVPLLIGGAAYMHFEGKQELALQADDAQQLIETLIVEKEQTDFLYAEQVETNHSLSQALTEKEGTIQLLGKRVFDVESVLGLTDEEPLTDDVSLEDRIDAAAVDSAVRATMFRLIPNDSPMAYQRISSSYGRRSNPITGKRHVHTGIDLTCKRGEDIIAPADGVIETVRPSKKGFGNFITMRHSFGFMSSYAHLQKFKVRSGQFVSKGDVIASCGNSGNSTGPHLHYEVRFLGRSLNPQYLMDWTPENFNYVFEKEKKVKWGPLVQLIDNVVRLQINLTNVPYISSTIDTVSSEDSKKPITTN
- the tyrA gene encoding bifunctional chorismate mutase/prephenate dehydrogenase, producing MAVELNELRDQIDAVDKQMLDLLAQRLALVEKVGEVKSEHGLPIYVPEREAAMLASRRQEAEKIGVPPQLIEDILRRTMRESYASEKDSGFKCLNPELRSVVIVGGNGQLGGLFGRMFKLSGYEVKILGSQDWDKADEILDNAGLVVVTVPIHLTEGVIAKLGNLPSDCILCDLTSIKSKPLQAMMNMHQGPVVGLHPMFGPDVPSLAKQVIVYSDGRGSESYQWLLNQFGIWGASLCQMDAAEHDHGMTLIQALRHFTSFAYGLHLSKENPNIDQLLKLSSPIYRLEIAMVGRLFAQDPNLYGDIILSSDENIEMIRRFHSRFGEALEILDGKDKAKFVDSFNQVSDWFGDYSQQFLQESQNLLKQAHDSIHRG
- a CDS encoding 3-deoxy-7-phosphoheptulonate synthase, whose amino-acid sequence is MQKSELSNVNIIDEQVLITPEELKAKLPLSDNARRFIQESRQTIADIIHKKDHRMLVVCGPCSIHDIEAAKEYAKRLKALSEQLSDQLYIVMRVYFEKPRTTVGWKGLINDPHLDGTFDIEHGLHVGRELLVELAEMEIPLATEALDPISPQYLADTFSWAAIGARTTESQTHREMASGLSMPIGFKNGTDGNLGTAINAMQAASSSHRFMGISREGQVALLTTQGNPNGHVILRGGKQTNYDSVSVHECEQELGKSGLEAALMVDCSHANSRKDFRRQPLVAEDVIHQIREGNKSIIGLMIESHINEGNQSSDIPLNEMKYGVSITDACINWDSTEALLKHAHTELVPFLENRLKG